In Microbacterium laevaniformans, a single window of DNA contains:
- a CDS encoding aldo/keto reductase has protein sequence MGYFGIGATPTAVRTAPPAHPSAPIPVQGAPVGAGIRVPLGESGLEVFPFLLGAAEFGWHVDLTAAHAILDAYHARGGNAVHTSDGYAAGRSEHIVGQWLQRRGIRDDIVVAVRVGANPDHPGLGPVNLIRAVEASLTRLHTDRIDLLYLDALSDDATTLEDTLATVEWLIESGKVRAVGAYGHTAAQLVEARILASAGYPRLTVLDVPYNILRQSEFDGDLRLVASAQGIAVTPSQALEHGYLAGVHRDRAQVAYSVRGIQLAAAMNRRGSRTLRALDRIGDELSVPPSAVAIAWLLAQRAVVAPIVNVFAVAHVEELVQGVGARLSRSHLGEISRATQ, from the coding sequence ATGGGTTACTTCGGTATCGGCGCGACACCGACGGCCGTCAGAACCGCGCCGCCCGCGCATCCCTCCGCTCCCATTCCCGTTCAGGGGGCACCCGTGGGAGCCGGCATCCGCGTTCCGCTCGGCGAGTCCGGGCTTGAGGTCTTTCCGTTCCTCCTCGGTGCCGCCGAGTTCGGCTGGCATGTCGATCTCACCGCCGCGCACGCGATTCTCGACGCGTACCACGCGCGTGGTGGCAACGCGGTGCACACGTCCGACGGATATGCGGCGGGGCGCAGCGAGCACATCGTCGGGCAGTGGCTGCAGCGCCGCGGCATCCGCGACGACATCGTCGTCGCCGTTCGTGTCGGAGCCAACCCCGACCACCCCGGGCTCGGACCGGTGAACCTCATCCGCGCGGTCGAGGCGTCGCTGACGCGCCTGCACACGGACCGGATCGACCTGCTCTACCTCGACGCGCTGTCGGATGACGCGACAACCCTCGAAGACACCCTGGCGACGGTGGAATGGCTGATCGAGTCGGGAAAGGTGCGCGCCGTGGGAGCCTACGGCCACACGGCCGCCCAGCTGGTCGAAGCCCGGATTCTCGCATCGGCGGGTTACCCCCGCCTCACGGTGCTGGACGTCCCGTACAACATCCTTCGGCAGTCCGAGTTCGATGGCGATCTGCGTCTCGTGGCCAGCGCGCAGGGTATCGCCGTGACGCCCTCGCAGGCGCTCGAGCACGGCTATCTCGCCGGGGTGCACCGCGACCGTGCGCAGGTCGCGTATTCGGTACGCGGCATCCAATTGGCTGCGGCCATGAACCGGCGCGGATCGCGTACGCTGCGTGCGCTGGACCGGATCGGTGACGAACTGTCGGTGCCGCCGTCCGCCGTCGCCATCGCTTGGCTGCTGGCGCAGCGCGCGGTGGTCGCCCCCATCGTGAACGTCTTTGCCGTGGCCCACGTCGAAGAACTCGTGCAGGGTGTGGGCGCGCGGCTCAGTCGCTCCCACCTGGGCGAGATCTCGCGCGCCACGCAGTAG
- a CDS encoding histidine phosphatase family protein, which produces MTHYLYLVRHGEHLDAEHGLEDGPLSPRGRRQAELLADRLSGVPLDAVWHSPLERAAETARAVSGRLPSVTPKPSALLFDCIPTGMLPETPSIYEPFFGSYTEAEVEAGRAQMGDAVAEFLVRKPAAHELLITHNAVIAWFVREVLDAPDWRWMTINQAHCGLTVLAQRKGRPWALVTHNDLAHLPMELRTGLPEVPPV; this is translated from the coding sequence GTGACGCATTACCTGTACCTCGTGCGACACGGAGAACATCTCGACGCGGAGCACGGTCTGGAAGACGGGCCGCTGTCGCCGCGGGGGAGACGCCAGGCGGAGCTTCTCGCCGACCGCCTCTCCGGCGTGCCGTTGGATGCTGTGTGGCACTCGCCCCTGGAGCGCGCGGCCGAGACGGCTCGCGCCGTGTCGGGCCGCCTTCCCTCGGTGACCCCGAAGCCGTCCGCACTGCTGTTCGACTGCATCCCCACCGGGATGCTGCCCGAGACGCCGTCGATCTACGAGCCGTTCTTCGGGTCCTACACCGAGGCGGAGGTCGAGGCCGGGCGGGCGCAGATGGGGGACGCGGTCGCGGAGTTCCTCGTGCGAAAGCCCGCGGCCCACGAGCTGCTCATCACCCACAACGCGGTGATCGCCTGGTTCGTCCGCGAGGTGCTCGACGCGCCCGATTGGCGCTGGATGACCATCAACCAGGCCCATTGCGGGCTGACGGTGCTCGCGCAGCGCAAGGGACGACCCTGGGCTCTCGTGACCCACAACGACCTCGCCCATCTGCCGATGGAGCTGCGTACGGGCCTGCCCGAGGTTCCTCCGGTCTGA
- a CDS encoding GNAT family N-acetyltransferase produces the protein MVLLHALAADDPRARAVLEEYFRMRADAFPQGQAYRPVFPAASVFTPPAGVFLVLVDDDGADAGCGGIRRVEDGPAGVRYEVKHLYLQPRTRGRGWGRLLLDALEERARAFGAAELVLDTHHTLEAAGALYARAGFTAIEPYNDNPNATRWYGKVL, from the coding sequence ATGGTGCTGCTCCACGCCCTCGCCGCCGACGACCCGCGCGCACGTGCCGTCCTGGAGGAGTACTTCCGGATGCGCGCCGACGCGTTCCCTCAGGGGCAGGCGTACCGTCCGGTCTTCCCCGCGGCATCCGTCTTCACGCCGCCGGCAGGCGTCTTTCTCGTGCTCGTCGACGATGACGGGGCGGATGCCGGGTGCGGCGGCATCCGCAGGGTCGAGGACGGACCGGCGGGCGTGCGGTACGAGGTCAAGCATCTGTACCTGCAGCCGCGCACCCGCGGTCGCGGCTGGGGTCGGCTGCTGCTGGACGCGCTCGAGGAGCGGGCCCGCGCGTTCGGCGCGGCAGAGCTCGTGCTCGACACCCACCACACGCTGGAGGCCGCCGGCGCGCTCTACGCACGGGCCGGTTTCACCGCCATCGAGCCCTACAACGACAACCCGAACGCGACGCGCTGGTACGGCAAGGTGCTCTGA
- the dapB gene encoding 4-hydroxy-tetrahydrodipicolinate reductase, producing MTTRVALVGGTGKLGAIIAGVIDELDDFETVAVLGSASDLAEIDAADLVVDASTPGVSIDVVRAAIERGKNVLVGTSGWSTERIALVRPLVEAAGTGAVFIPNFSLGSVVATALAAAAAPLFPSVEIVETHRETKVDSPSGTAVRTAELIADARVGVGPVESPHVDQRARGQQVASVPIHSLRRPGVIAKQETILSGPGESLTIVHDTIEPARAYAPGIRVALAAARDARGVTIGLDALIDLGLGAPRPAAPVIEVVDEGAVPGQVARATGA from the coding sequence ATGACGACGAGAGTGGCCCTCGTGGGCGGCACCGGCAAGCTCGGTGCGATCATCGCCGGCGTGATCGATGAGCTCGACGACTTCGAGACGGTCGCCGTTCTCGGCTCTGCGAGCGATCTCGCCGAGATCGACGCGGCCGATCTCGTCGTCGACGCGTCGACACCCGGCGTGTCGATCGATGTGGTGCGGGCGGCGATCGAACGCGGGAAGAACGTGCTCGTCGGCACCTCGGGCTGGTCGACCGAACGGATCGCGCTGGTGCGCCCCCTCGTCGAGGCGGCGGGTACGGGGGCGGTCTTCATTCCCAACTTCTCCCTGGGCTCGGTCGTCGCGACGGCACTGGCGGCGGCGGCGGCACCTCTGTTCCCCTCGGTCGAGATCGTCGAGACGCATCGCGAGACGAAAGTCGACTCGCCGAGTGGCACGGCGGTGCGCACCGCCGAACTCATCGCCGACGCTCGCGTCGGGGTCGGCCCGGTCGAATCGCCGCACGTCGACCAGAGGGCGCGCGGCCAGCAGGTCGCCAGTGTTCCCATCCACTCTCTGCGACGACCCGGTGTCATCGCGAAGCAGGAGACGATCCTGTCGGGGCCGGGGGAGTCGCTGACCATCGTCCACGACACGATCGAGCCGGCGCGCGCGTACGCGCCCGGCATCCGCGTCGCCCTTGCGGCGGCGCGGGACGCGCGCGGGGTGACGATCGGCCTCGACGCGCTCATCGATCTCGGTCTCGGCGCGCCGCGCCCCGCAGCGCCGGTCATCGAGGTCGTCGACGAGGGCGCCGTTCCCGGGCAAGTCGCCCGCGCCACCGGGGCATGA
- a CDS encoding TIGR01777 family oxidoreductase, whose translation MPENDPSRAEGRVVVAGASGLIGRALVASLRADGIAVTRLVRRVSAAPDEISWDPATQPLPAAALEGARAVVGLNGATLGHFPWTRRYKHDLVWSRIAPTQALAAAVRALGDDAPHFVSSSAVGYYPSAAGVTFTESSPRGDSFLADLCGEWETAATRGAGDRARVSLLRTAPVVHADGVLKPLLLLTKLGVSGPIGRGTQVWPLISLDDEVRAIRHVIDNGLVGPVNLAGPERTTANDLGFALARRMNRPYLLRVPEWALKLVLGRDAAEGLLTCDMNVVPEALTASGFVFSHPTVEDAVAAAVPA comes from the coding sequence TTGCCTGAGAACGACCCATCGCGCGCCGAGGGGCGCGTCGTCGTCGCGGGAGCCTCCGGTCTCATCGGCCGCGCTCTCGTGGCGAGCCTGCGCGCCGACGGCATCGCCGTGACGCGCCTCGTGCGCCGCGTGAGCGCCGCGCCCGACGAGATCTCCTGGGATCCGGCCACCCAGCCGCTGCCCGCGGCCGCACTCGAAGGCGCGCGAGCCGTCGTCGGGCTCAATGGCGCAACGCTCGGGCACTTTCCGTGGACGCGACGGTACAAGCACGATCTCGTGTGGTCGCGGATCGCGCCGACCCAGGCATTGGCGGCAGCCGTGCGCGCCCTCGGCGATGATGCCCCGCACTTCGTGTCGTCGTCCGCGGTCGGCTACTACCCATCGGCGGCGGGAGTCACCTTCACGGAGTCGTCGCCCCGCGGAGACTCCTTCCTCGCAGACCTCTGCGGCGAGTGGGAGACGGCCGCGACGCGCGGCGCCGGGGATCGTGCCCGCGTGTCCCTGCTGCGGACCGCGCCGGTCGTGCACGCCGACGGTGTTCTCAAGCCGCTTCTGCTGCTGACCAAGCTCGGCGTGTCGGGCCCGATCGGGCGCGGAACCCAGGTCTGGCCGCTGATCTCTCTCGACGACGAGGTCCGCGCGATCCGCCACGTCATCGACAACGGCCTCGTCGGCCCGGTCAACCTCGCAGGACCCGAGCGCACGACCGCCAACGATCTCGGGTTCGCTCTCGCGAGGCGGATGAATCGCCCTTACCTCCTGCGCGTACCGGAGTGGGCGCTGAAGCTGGTCCTCGGGCGTGACGCGGCAGAGGGACTGCTCACGTGCGACATGAATGTGGTTCCCGAGGCGCTCACGGCATCCGGCTTCGTCTTCTCGCACCCGACGGTCGAGGATGCCGTGGCCGCCGCGGTGCCGGCCTGA
- a CDS encoding OsmC family peroxiredoxin gives MSVTSEASTSWKGSLTDGSGEVALESSNQGPFAVNWKARSEGSSSVTTPEELLAAAHSSCFSMALSHALAGNGTPPESIETTASVTFIPGTGITGSHLNVNAVVPGLSAEDFARIAGEAKTGCPVSAALAGIEITLEATLA, from the coding sequence ATGAGCGTCACGAGCGAAGCGTCCACGAGCTGGAAGGGCTCCCTCACCGACGGATCCGGCGAGGTCGCCCTGGAGAGTTCGAACCAGGGTCCGTTCGCCGTCAACTGGAAGGCCCGCAGCGAAGGCTCCTCATCGGTCACGACGCCGGAGGAGCTGCTCGCCGCGGCGCACTCCTCGTGCTTCAGCATGGCCCTCTCGCACGCGCTCGCCGGCAACGGAACGCCCCCGGAGAGCATCGAGACCACGGCATCCGTCACCTTCATCCCGGGCACGGGCATCACCGGCTCGCACTTGAACGTCAACGCGGTGGTCCCGGGACTGTCGGCCGAGGACTTCGCCCGCATCGCGGGCGAGGCGAAGACGGGCTGCCCCGTCTCGGCCGCCCTGGCCGGCATCGAGATCACGCTCGAGGCGACGCTTGCCTGA
- a CDS encoding TlpA family protein disulfide reductase has product MNIVDAVLVLTALLAVTLAVGLLLRWTQNRPRRASTDEVVEPRRLGADALGERATLLQFSTQMCARCPGVHRVLGSIADTHDGVMHLDVDLTDRPDIAKHFHVLQTPTTLILDRDGAIQTRFGGTPSRSAIELELGRVTGTPAAV; this is encoded by the coding sequence GTGAACATCGTCGATGCCGTGCTCGTGCTGACCGCACTGCTCGCCGTGACCCTCGCCGTCGGACTGCTGCTGCGGTGGACGCAGAATCGTCCCCGCCGCGCCTCGACCGATGAAGTCGTGGAACCGCGACGCCTCGGAGCCGACGCCCTCGGCGAGCGGGCCACCCTGCTGCAGTTCAGCACGCAGATGTGCGCGCGCTGCCCCGGCGTGCACCGCGTGCTCGGATCGATCGCCGACACCCATGACGGCGTTATGCACCTGGACGTCGACCTCACCGACCGTCCCGACATCGCGAAGCACTTCCACGTGCTCCAGACGCCGACGACGTTGATCCTCGACCGCGACGGGGCCATCCAGACCCGCTTCGGCGGCACCCCCAGCCGCAGCGCGATCGAGCTGGAGCTCGGACGCGTCACCGGCACCCCCGCCGCCGTCTGA
- a CDS encoding thymidylate synthase, whose amino-acid sequence MAGVSAASIPTPYEELLREVLADGVHKDDRTGTGTTSVFGRQIRFDLSQGFPLITTKRVHMKSIAYELLWFLRGESNVSWLQQHGVTIWDEWADADGELGPVYGVQWRSWPTPSGEQIDQISQVIDQIHANPDSRRLIVSAWNPADIPQMALAPCHALFQFYVADGKLSCQLYQRSADMFLGVPFNIASYALLTMMIAQQTGLEPGDFVWTGGDCHVYDNHLEQVREQLTREPYPYPRLSFARTPESIFDYTYEDIVVEGYQHHPTIRAAVAV is encoded by the coding sequence GTGGCTGGCGTGAGCGCGGCATCCATCCCCACCCCCTACGAAGAACTCCTCCGCGAGGTGCTCGCCGACGGCGTACACAAGGACGATCGCACCGGCACCGGCACGACGAGTGTGTTCGGACGCCAGATCCGTTTCGACCTGTCGCAGGGCTTCCCGCTCATCACGACAAAGCGTGTGCACATGAAGTCGATCGCCTATGAACTGCTCTGGTTCCTGCGAGGTGAGTCGAACGTCTCGTGGCTCCAGCAGCACGGTGTGACCATCTGGGACGAATGGGCGGATGCCGACGGCGAGCTCGGGCCGGTCTACGGAGTGCAGTGGCGCTCGTGGCCGACGCCGTCCGGCGAGCAGATCGACCAGATCTCACAGGTCATCGACCAGATCCACGCCAACCCCGACTCGCGCCGGCTCATCGTGTCGGCGTGGAACCCGGCCGACATCCCGCAGATGGCACTCGCTCCCTGCCACGCGTTGTTCCAGTTCTACGTCGCGGACGGCAAGCTGTCGTGCCAGCTGTATCAGCGCAGCGCCGACATGTTTCTCGGTGTGCCGTTCAACATCGCGTCCTACGCGCTGCTGACGATGATGATCGCCCAGCAGACGGGGCTCGAGCCCGGCGATTTCGTGTGGACCGGCGGTGATTGCCACGTCTACGACAACCACCTCGAGCAGGTCCGCGAGCAGCTCACGCGGGAGCCGTATCCGTATCCCCGCCTCTCGTTCGCACGGACGCCCGAGTCGATCTTCGACTACACGTACGAGGACATCGTCGTGGAGGGCTATCAGCACCACCCCACGATCCGGGCCGCGGTCGCGGTATGA
- a CDS encoding dihydrofolate reductase has protein sequence MTRLGLIWAEARGGVIGKDGAMPWHVPEDLAHFRAATMGDPVIMGRRTWESFPPRFRPLPGRRNIVVTRNDSWQDDGAERAVSLDQALELVHGEESAWVIGGAGLFAEAIARADVLEVTELDLEVDGDTFAPERHGWSVARVDPKDGWSVSRTGIPYRFLTLIRP, from the coding sequence ATGACCCGGCTCGGCCTGATCTGGGCCGAGGCGCGCGGCGGCGTCATCGGTAAGGACGGCGCAATGCCGTGGCATGTGCCGGAAGACCTCGCGCACTTCCGCGCCGCGACGATGGGGGATCCGGTCATCATGGGGCGCCGGACGTGGGAGTCCTTCCCGCCCCGCTTCCGGCCCCTTCCGGGTCGCCGGAACATCGTCGTCACGCGCAACGACTCCTGGCAGGACGACGGCGCCGAGCGGGCCGTCTCGCTCGATCAGGCGCTGGAGCTCGTGCACGGGGAAGAATCGGCCTGGGTCATCGGGGGAGCGGGGCTGTTCGCCGAGGCGATCGCGCGCGCCGACGTGCTCGAGGTCACCGAGCTCGATCTCGAGGTCGACGGTGACACGTTCGCCCCCGAGCGGCACGGCTGGAGCGTGGCGCGGGTGGACCCGAAGGACGGATGGTCGGTCTCGCGCACAGGCATCCCCTACCGGTTCCTGACGCTGATCCGTCCCTGA
- a CDS encoding SDR family NAD(P)-dependent oxidoreductase, with protein MGADYRVQVEVLAADLVADDGLAAVVARVADRDRPIGILVNNAGFGLDLDFAAGDITDEQRHLDLHVRATMHLTHAALGAMLERGHGRIVNVASVAGFMPRGTYGAVKAWVISFSRWANVVYAPRGVSVTALCPGFTHTNFHERLGLPQGREGIPSVMWLDAADVVREGLRLGALQAARGGDASAAEPPGRPSGPHRTVTARTGR; from the coding sequence CTGGGCGCCGACTACCGTGTTCAGGTCGAGGTGCTGGCGGCGGACCTCGTCGCCGATGACGGTCTGGCCGCGGTCGTCGCCCGCGTCGCCGACCGCGATCGGCCGATCGGCATCCTGGTCAACAACGCCGGATTCGGACTCGATCTCGACTTCGCGGCGGGCGACATCACCGACGAGCAGCGTCATCTCGATCTGCACGTGCGCGCGACGATGCACCTGACGCACGCCGCGCTGGGCGCCATGCTCGAGCGGGGACACGGGCGCATCGTCAACGTCGCCTCGGTCGCGGGATTCATGCCTCGCGGAACGTACGGCGCGGTCAAGGCGTGGGTGATCTCCTTCAGCCGGTGGGCCAACGTGGTCTACGCGCCGCGCGGCGTCAGCGTGACGGCGCTCTGCCCCGGCTTCACGCACACGAACTTCCACGAGCGACTGGGACTGCCGCAGGGGCGGGAAGGCATCCCGTCGGTGATGTGGCTCGACGCCGCGGACGTCGTCCGCGAAGGGCTGCGCCTCGGTGCGCTACAAGCTGCTCGTGGCGGCGATGCGTCTGCTGCCGAGCCCCCTGGCCGCCCGTCTGGCCCGCACCGGACGGTGACGGCCCGCACCGGACGGTGA
- the dapA gene encoding 4-hydroxy-tetrahydrodipicolinate synthase, with protein MTHSGNPFGQVLVALVTPMTADGEVDWPAVEKHIDDVITAGADGIVVTGTTGETSTLTDPEKLKLVEVGKSVSAGRAKIITGGGSNETAHAIELYKASEKAGADGIMIVTPYYNKPTQAGILTHFRLVADATDLPVILYDIPGRTGVPIKYETILRLANHPNILAVKDAKGDFSEVSRVLNQTDLMYFSGDDANVLPHLSIGASGLIGVTANITATPYRVIVDAVNRGDLATATAAHQQLEPLVRAVMTHVPGTVSAKYILHGLGRISSPRVRLPLVGPEEWEAALIEDELALVKGVDGADFSNFRPDRNAAAGGALPKVHGTTR; from the coding sequence ATGACGCACTCGGGCAATCCCTTCGGACAGGTCCTCGTCGCGCTCGTCACTCCGATGACGGCCGACGGTGAAGTCGACTGGCCCGCCGTCGAGAAGCACATCGACGACGTCATCACCGCCGGAGCCGACGGCATCGTCGTCACCGGCACCACCGGCGAGACGAGCACCCTCACCGATCCCGAGAAGCTGAAGCTCGTCGAGGTCGGAAAGTCCGTCTCCGCCGGCCGGGCGAAGATCATCACCGGCGGCGGCTCGAACGAGACCGCCCACGCGATCGAGCTCTACAAGGCCAGCGAGAAGGCCGGCGCCGACGGCATCATGATCGTCACGCCGTACTACAACAAGCCGACGCAGGCCGGCATCCTGACGCACTTCCGTCTGGTCGCCGACGCCACCGACCTTCCCGTCATCCTCTACGACATCCCCGGTCGCACCGGCGTGCCGATCAAGTACGAGACGATCCTGCGGCTCGCCAACCACCCGAACATCCTCGCGGTCAAGGACGCGAAGGGTGACTTCAGCGAGGTCAGCCGGGTGCTCAACCAGACCGACCTGATGTACTTCTCCGGTGACGATGCGAACGTCCTGCCGCACCTGTCGATCGGCGCGTCGGGCCTGATCGGCGTGACGGCGAACATCACGGCGACGCCCTACCGCGTCATCGTGGATGCCGTGAACCGCGGCGACCTGGCCACCGCCACCGCCGCGCACCAGCAGCTCGAACCGCTCGTCCGCGCCGTCATGACCCATGTGCCCGGCACGGTGAGCGCGAAGTACATACTGCACGGCCTGGGCCGCATCTCCAGCCCGCGCGTGCGTCTGCCGCTCGTCGGCCCCGAAGAGTGGGAGGCCGCCCTCATCGAGGACGAGCTCGCACTCGTCAAGGGCGTCGACGGGGCCGACTTCTCCAACTTCCGACCCGACCGCAACGCCGCCGCCGGCGGCGCGCTCCCCAAGGTCCACGGCACCACCCGCTGA
- a CDS encoding ribonuclease J translates to MPTTFSEPPALAPQTLRVIPLGGLGEIGRNMTVFEYEGKLLVVDCGVLFPEEHQPGVDLILPDFEPIKDRLDDVVGVVLTHGHEDHIGAVPYLLRLKSDIPLIGSKLTLALVEAKLKEHRIKAYTLTVQEGQEEQVGPFDLEFVAVNHSIPDALAVAIHTDAGTVLATGDFKMDQLPLDGRLTDLRAFASLGEDGVDLFLVDSTNADVPGFTPLERDIGPVLDQVIAKAPRRVIVASFSSHVHRVQQVIDAAAANGRRLAFLGRSMVRNMTIAEDLGYLRVPDGVLIDYKKAQDLPDDKIVYMSTGSQGEPMAVLSRMANLDHAIEPGPGDTVILASSLIPGNENAVYRVIDGLTKLGANVVHKGNAKVHVSGHAAAGELLYCYNILQPRNVMPVHGEYRHLIANAKLAQDTGIPAGNTIIAENGTVVDLKDGVARVVGQLDLGFVYVDGSTVGEITDADLKDRRILGEEGFISVIVVVDAATGRIITGPEIHARGFAEDDKVFDDVKPKIAAALTEAAQSGVRDTHALSQVVRRTIGRWVNQRLRRRPMIVPLVIEA, encoded by the coding sequence ATGCCCACGACGTTCTCCGAGCCCCCCGCGCTCGCCCCGCAGACCCTTCGCGTCATCCCGCTCGGCGGGCTGGGCGAGATCGGTCGCAACATGACGGTCTTCGAATACGAGGGCAAGCTCCTCGTCGTCGACTGCGGTGTGCTCTTCCCCGAGGAGCACCAGCCCGGTGTCGACCTCATCCTCCCCGACTTCGAGCCGATCAAGGACCGGCTCGACGACGTCGTGGGCGTCGTGCTCACGCACGGCCACGAGGACCACATCGGCGCGGTGCCCTACCTGCTGCGGTTGAAGAGCGACATTCCCCTCATCGGTTCCAAGCTCACCCTCGCGCTCGTCGAAGCGAAGCTCAAGGAACACCGCATCAAGGCCTACACGCTGACCGTGCAGGAAGGGCAGGAAGAGCAGGTCGGTCCGTTCGACCTCGAGTTCGTCGCCGTCAACCACTCGATCCCCGACGCACTCGCTGTCGCGATCCACACCGACGCCGGTACGGTGCTGGCCACCGGCGACTTCAAGATGGATCAGCTGCCCCTGGACGGCCGCCTCACGGACCTCCGCGCGTTCGCGAGCCTCGGCGAGGACGGCGTGGACCTCTTCCTCGTCGACTCCACGAACGCCGACGTGCCCGGCTTCACCCCCCTCGAGCGGGACATCGGTCCGGTGCTCGACCAGGTGATCGCCAAGGCTCCCCGGCGCGTCATCGTGGCGAGCTTCTCCAGCCACGTCCACCGCGTGCAGCAGGTCATCGACGCGGCCGCGGCGAACGGGCGTCGTCTCGCGTTCCTCGGGCGCTCGATGGTGCGCAACATGACGATCGCCGAGGATCTCGGCTATCTGCGCGTTCCCGACGGCGTGCTGATCGACTACAAGAAGGCGCAGGATCTTCCCGACGACAAGATCGTCTACATGTCGACCGGGTCGCAGGGCGAGCCGATGGCCGTGCTCAGCCGCATGGCGAACCTGGACCACGCGATCGAGCCCGGGCCGGGTGACACGGTCATCCTCGCCTCGAGCCTGATCCCGGGCAACGAGAACGCGGTCTACCGCGTGATCGACGGCCTCACCAAGCTGGGAGCCAACGTGGTGCACAAGGGCAACGCCAAGGTGCACGTGTCGGGTCACGCGGCGGCGGGCGAGCTGCTGTACTGCTACAACATCCTCCAGCCGCGCAACGTCATGCCGGTGCACGGCGAGTACCGTCACCTCATCGCGAACGCGAAGCTCGCGCAGGACACCGGCATCCCCGCGGGGAACACGATCATCGCCGAGAACGGCACCGTCGTCGACCTCAAGGACGGCGTCGCCCGCGTCGTCGGCCAGCTCGATCTCGGCTTCGTCTACGTCGACGGATCGACCGTGGGTGAGATCACCGACGCCGACCTCAAGGATCGCCGGATCCTCGGCGAGGAGGGCTTCATCTCGGTGATCGTCGTCGTCGATGCCGCGACGGGGCGGATCATCACCGGCCCCGAGATCCACGCGCGTGGTTTCGCGGAGGACGACAAGGTGTTCGACGACGTCAAGCCCAAGATCGCCGCGGCCCTCACTGAGGCGGCTCAATCGGGCGTCCGCGACACCCACGCGCTGTCGCAGGTCGTGCGCCGCACGATCGGTCGGTGGGTGAACCAGCGGCTGCGTCGTCGCCCGATGATCGTCCCCCTCGTCATCGAAGCCTGA
- a CDS encoding GNAT family N-acetyltransferase, translating into MPVSFRVRPATQADGAFLGDMVVEAANWRQGGARLRHEVLTHPDHNRYISGWMRPGDAGFVAIDAQDSPVGAAWYRMLPRSDPGFGYIGTGVPELIIGVRPLWRAHGVGRALLQRLCEHARAEGYGRISLSVERGNYAQTLYRSEGFALTQAGHGRDTMVKRLR; encoded by the coding sequence ATGCCCGTCAGCTTTCGTGTGCGCCCCGCGACACAGGCCGATGGGGCGTTCCTGGGCGACATGGTCGTCGAAGCGGCGAACTGGCGGCAGGGGGGCGCGCGCCTGCGGCACGAGGTGCTGACGCATCCTGACCACAACCGCTACATCTCGGGGTGGATGCGTCCCGGCGACGCCGGCTTCGTCGCGATCGACGCGCAGGACAGCCCGGTCGGCGCGGCGTGGTATCGGATGCTGCCGCGCAGCGACCCCGGCTTCGGGTACATCGGCACGGGCGTGCCGGAGCTCATCATCGGTGTGAGGCCGCTCTGGCGCGCGCACGGCGTCGGACGCGCCCTGCTCCAGCGACTGTGCGAGCATGCGCGGGCCGAGGGCTACGGCCGCATCAGTCTGTCGGTGGAACGGGGCAACTACGCCCAGACGCTCTATCGCAGCGAGGGCTTCGCGCTCACCCAGGCCGGTCACGGTCGCGACACCATGGTCAAGCGATTGCGCTGA